The following proteins are co-located in the Gloeocapsa sp. PCC 7428 genome:
- a CDS encoding class I SAM-dependent methyltransferase — protein sequence MSLSIDRLNAIFHQYETAPYPATPIDQPIQPEPSKLYQQTIATPYYLQHRRVVNPQDKVILDVGCGSGLTSLVLAIANPGARVIGVDVSPASIAMAQKRVSHLNGVQLEFQVLSAEELSRLGVQFDYINCDEVLYLLPDPVEALQTMKAVLKPDGIIRANLHSVIQRQHFYRAQKMFELMGLFHENVGETEEALVRETMNAMPSWVDLKAKTWTPDADGEVTNQVIRMNYLLQGDKGYTIPNLFDMLAAVGLSLIEMVNWQQWDLTPLFGSIEQMPAFIGLSLPMLSYPQQLELFELIHPIHRLLDFWCTHAETGLAAPMPFHKNLPAIHSSDRVHLHPQLKTPAVRDAIRESAQHNRPIAIEQYLSILGAKTITVDGNIAACLLPLWEAPQSVATIAKRWQQIRPLDPCTLEPVSDEQALKQVTDLLATLLTDLYVMVEKP from the coding sequence ATGAGTCTTTCAATTGATCGCCTCAACGCTATTTTTCACCAATACGAAACGGCTCCCTATCCAGCAACTCCAATTGATCAGCCGATTCAGCCGGAGCCGAGTAAGCTTTATCAGCAGACGATCGCTACGCCCTACTATTTACAACATCGTCGCGTCGTGAATCCGCAGGATAAAGTGATTCTTGACGTTGGTTGCGGTAGTGGGTTAACTTCGCTCGTTCTCGCGATCGCCAATCCAGGCGCACGCGTAATTGGCGTTGATGTCTCACCTGCTTCCATCGCTATGGCTCAAAAGCGAGTGTCACACTTGAACGGCGTGCAACTTGAGTTTCAGGTGCTGTCGGCGGAAGAACTATCGCGCTTGGGAGTACAGTTTGACTACATCAACTGTGATGAAGTGCTGTATTTACTACCCGATCCGGTTGAAGCGCTGCAAACGATGAAAGCAGTGTTAAAGCCTGATGGTATTATTCGTGCCAATCTGCACAGCGTGATTCAACGACAGCATTTTTACCGCGCGCAAAAGATGTTTGAACTGATGGGATTGTTTCACGAAAATGTAGGTGAAACCGAAGAAGCATTGGTACGAGAAACAATGAACGCGATGCCAAGCTGGGTTGATCTCAAAGCAAAAACCTGGACACCTGATGCCGATGGTGAAGTGACGAATCAAGTGATTCGGATGAACTATTTGCTGCAAGGAGACAAAGGCTATACCATTCCGAATCTATTCGATATGCTTGCAGCCGTAGGACTCAGCTTGATTGAAATGGTGAATTGGCAGCAATGGGATCTCACACCGCTTTTTGGTTCAATCGAGCAAATGCCCGCGTTTATCGGCTTAAGCTTGCCGATGCTTTCCTACCCGCAGCAGCTTGAGCTTTTTGAGCTAATTCATCCGATTCATCGTCTGCTTGACTTTTGGTGTACTCATGCAGAGACGGGTTTGGCTGCACCGATGCCTTTTCATAAAAATTTGCCAGCGATCCACAGTAGCGATCGCGTTCACCTGCATCCTCAATTAAAAACGCCTGCGGTTCGCGATGCGATTCGGGAATCTGCTCAGCACAATCGTCCTATAGCGATCGAGCAATACCTGTCGATTTTAGGCGCAAAGACAATTACTGTAGACGGTAACATCGCGGCTTGTTTGCTACCACTATGGGAAGCACCACAATCTGTTGCAACAATTGCCAAACGCTGGCAGCAAATTAGACCTTTAGATCCTTGTACACTTGAGCCTGTTTCTGACGAGCAAGCACTAAAACAAGTAACAGATTTGTTAGCGACGCTCTTGACTGATTTGTATGTGATGGTTGAAAAACCTTGA
- the lipA gene encoding lipoyl synthase: protein MNKSPASELKLEPVPAWLRRPIGKASELSTVQRIIKQRQIHTICEEGRCPNRGECYAQKTASFLLMGPTCTRSCAFCQVDKGHAPMPLDPDEPRKVAEAVQLLGLRYVVLTSVARDDLPDQGASWFVKTMKAIREDNPETQIEVLTADFWGGTSKETGQRDRIATVVQAKPACYNHNIETVRRLQGLVRRGAKYDRSLRVLQIVKELNASIPTKSGLMLGHGETEAEIVETMADLRAVGCDRITIGQYMRPSLAHLPVQKYWTPEEFEHLGAIARDIGFAHVRSGPLVRSSYHAGEG from the coding sequence ATGAATAAATCGCCTGCTTCCGAACTCAAGTTAGAACCAGTACCTGCATGGTTGCGTCGTCCGATTGGAAAAGCTAGCGAACTATCTACAGTTCAAAGAATTATTAAGCAGCGTCAAATTCATACTATTTGTGAAGAAGGTCGCTGTCCTAACCGTGGTGAGTGTTACGCGCAAAAAACAGCATCATTTTTACTGATGGGACCTACTTGTACTAGATCTTGTGCATTTTGTCAAGTTGATAAAGGTCATGCACCTATGCCATTAGATCCTGACGAACCGCGCAAAGTAGCAGAAGCTGTGCAGTTATTGGGGTTACGCTATGTGGTTTTGACTTCGGTAGCGCGGGACGATCTACCGGATCAAGGCGCGAGTTGGTTTGTGAAAACGATGAAAGCGATCCGCGAAGATAACCCAGAGACACAAATTGAGGTTCTCACAGCAGATTTTTGGGGTGGTACTTCTAAAGAAACAGGACAACGCGATCGCATCGCGACAGTCGTCCAAGCAAAACCAGCGTGTTATAACCACAATATTGAAACTGTACGCCGCTTACAAGGACTTGTACGGCGTGGGGCTAAATACGATCGCTCGCTACGCGTTCTCCAAATTGTCAAAGAACTGAATGCAAGTATTCCAACAAAATCTGGGTTAATGCTAGGACACGGTGAAACCGAAGCTGAAATTGTAGAAACAATGGCAGACTTGCGGGCGGTAGGGTGCGATCGCATTACGATTGGTCAATATATGCGCCCTTCGCTTGCCCACCTTCCAGTGCAAAAATACTGGACACCAGAAGAATTTGAACATTTAGGCGCGATCGCCCGCGATATCGGCTTTGCGCACGTTCGTTCGGGTCCATTGGTGCGGAGTTCTTATCATGCTGGAGAGGGCTAG
- a CDS encoding branched-chain amino acid ABC transporter permease codes for MDVQQAQLIVNGIAVGSIIALAAVGLTLTYGILRLANFAHGDFMTLGAYLTLVANTVGNINIWLSMVLGALGTVVAMLLSEKLLWSRMRANRATSTTLIILSIGLALFIRYAIVFVWGGSNQAYNLPISPARDIFGLKIPQNQIIVLALAVLAILGLHYLLQNTKVGKAMRAVADDIDLARVSGINVDQVIIWTWAIAGSLTALGGSMYGLVTAVRPNMGWFLILPMFASVILGGIGNPYGAIAAALIIGISQEVSTPFLGSQYKQGVALFIMILVLLIRPKGLFKGTI; via the coding sequence ATGGACGTACAACAAGCTCAACTCATCGTCAATGGAATTGCAGTCGGTAGCATCATTGCTTTAGCTGCGGTGGGGTTAACACTAACCTATGGAATATTGCGTCTAGCAAACTTTGCACATGGCGACTTCATGACGTTAGGTGCTTATCTGACGCTCGTTGCTAATACTGTAGGAAATATTAATATTTGGCTATCGATGGTTCTTGGGGCGCTTGGTACAGTAGTTGCGATGCTACTATCAGAAAAATTACTGTGGTCGCGAATGCGCGCCAACCGCGCGACTTCTACAACATTAATTATCCTTTCGATTGGACTTGCGCTTTTCATCCGCTATGCGATTGTTTTTGTTTGGGGTGGTAGCAATCAAGCTTACAATCTGCCCATTTCTCCAGCGAGAGACATTTTCGGGCTAAAAATCCCACAAAATCAAATTATTGTTCTCGCTTTAGCCGTACTAGCAATTCTGGGTTTGCACTATTTATTACAGAATACAAAAGTTGGTAAAGCAATGCGTGCGGTTGCAGACGATATCGATCTTGCCCGCGTTTCTGGGATTAATGTTGACCAAGTCATTATTTGGACTTGGGCGATCGCAGGGAGTTTAACTGCCTTAGGCGGTAGTATGTATGGCTTAGTTACCGCAGTCCGTCCCAATATGGGTTGGTTTCTGATTTTGCCAATGTTTGCTTCCGTCATTCTTGGCGGAATTGGCAATCCTTACGGCGCGATCGCCGCTGCTTTGATTATTGGGATATCACAGGAAGTCAGTACGCCTTTTCTTGGTTCGCAATACAAACAAGGGGTAGCGCTATTCATTATGATTTTAGTACTTCTGATTCGTCCTAAAGGACTGTTTAAAGGAACAATCTAA
- the hrmK gene encoding hybrid histidine kinase/response regulator HrmK — MQQSSTPEEIRVDATHPEQKVANTEVLQFQQVIADLWLERGLNELQNQINQCLAGAYHTQQSLQELEAEVFQALIQQLSVSLKTDKVAIAFLQGWSSLVVSDAIPKHISRTESNYVVCYSALSTSAASTEKSPAWQLQQIISHQELQALQNQNPKAAWALQDDRKVVGWLIIATCALPKSATGERLKFQLQPQFIERSLNVTMHAIAQLKHLQALTLKCQQLEVQNCDLLRTNKLKSEFLANTSHEIRTPLSSILGFTHLLKAQGYNPENHRHQEYLNIILTSGQHLLALLNDILDLSKIEANQLEINKETVNIPEVCRSAISLVKEKASDKNLQLQLDIDANATTLVADSLRLKQMLFNLLSNALKFTNKGAVGLQVKQKGVFIHFTVWDTGTGIAKEKQPQLFQAYVQISNVVAGRQEGTGLGLALTQKLAQLHGGWVEVQSEVNCGSQFTIVLPLTTAAATSKTKVVPQRSSVTTDVRLSLNSQAAAPKTVTVMLVEDNFHNAKLMTTYLRKLGYQVTWVNSAAQMWEELPKAKPAVILMDVHLPDVDGLTLVQQLQANAEYRHIPVIVQTAMAMKGDRETCLAAGAIDYISKPIDLQALANMVSKYSDLNH; from the coding sequence ATGCAGCAGTCTAGTACACCAGAAGAGATCCGAGTGGATGCAACCCATCCAGAACAAAAGGTTGCTAATACAGAAGTGCTGCAATTCCAGCAAGTCATTGCTGATTTGTGGCTAGAACGTGGCTTGAATGAGTTGCAAAATCAAATTAATCAGTGCTTAGCCGGTGCATACCATACTCAACAATCTTTACAAGAGTTAGAAGCCGAAGTCTTTCAAGCGCTGATCCAGCAGTTAAGCGTTTCACTCAAAACCGACAAAGTTGCGATCGCATTTTTGCAAGGTTGGTCATCACTCGTTGTTAGTGATGCAATACCAAAGCACATATCGAGAACCGAATCAAATTATGTAGTTTGCTATAGCGCATTATCTACAAGCGCCGCGTCAACAGAAAAATCCCCAGCTTGGCAACTGCAACAAATCATATCGCATCAAGAATTACAGGCGCTGCAAAACCAGAACCCAAAAGCGGCGTGGGCGTTACAAGACGATCGCAAAGTTGTTGGCTGGTTAATTATCGCCACTTGTGCATTACCAAAAAGTGCAACTGGAGAAAGATTAAAATTCCAACTGCAACCGCAGTTCATCGAGCGATCGCTTAACGTTACGATGCACGCGATCGCCCAACTTAAGCACCTACAAGCACTCACGCTCAAATGTCAGCAGTTAGAAGTGCAAAATTGCGATCTATTGCGTACCAATAAGTTAAAAAGTGAATTTCTAGCGAATACGAGTCATGAAATTCGGACTCCTTTAAGTTCTATCCTGGGCTTTACACATTTGTTAAAAGCGCAAGGCTATAATCCAGAAAACCACAGACATCAAGAATATCTCAATATTATTCTCACCAGTGGGCAACACCTCTTAGCACTGCTCAACGATATCTTAGATTTATCGAAAATTGAGGCAAATCAGCTAGAAATTAACAAAGAAACCGTTAATATTCCTGAAGTTTGCCGAAGTGCGATTAGTTTAGTCAAAGAAAAAGCCAGCGATAAAAACTTGCAACTTCAACTTGATATTGATGCTAATGCGACTACCTTAGTCGCCGATTCGCTGCGCTTGAAGCAGATGCTGTTCAACTTGCTTTCCAATGCGCTCAAGTTTACCAATAAAGGTGCAGTCGGCTTACAAGTCAAACAAAAAGGCGTATTTATCCACTTTACAGTATGGGATACGGGTACAGGAATTGCTAAAGAAAAGCAGCCACAATTATTTCAGGCGTACGTGCAAATTTCTAACGTTGTTGCAGGGCGTCAAGAGGGAACCGGCTTAGGGTTAGCGTTAACACAAAAACTTGCCCAACTCCACGGAGGTTGGGTAGAAGTGCAATCCGAAGTCAATTGCGGTTCGCAATTTACGATTGTTCTTCCACTAACAACAGCAGCAGCAACAAGTAAAACTAAGGTAGTACCACAACGCTCTAGTGTCACTACAGATGTCCGCCTCAGCCTCAATTCGCAAGCCGCTGCGCCCAAAACTGTAACGGTGATGTTGGTAGAAGATAATTTTCACAATGCGAAGTTGATGACGACATACTTACGCAAATTAGGCTATCAAGTCACTTGGGTAAATAGCGCGGCGCAGATGTGGGAGGAATTACCAAAAGCCAAACCAGCAGTGATTTTAATGGATGTTCACCTTCCTGATGTTGATGGACTGACCTTAGTACAACAACTACAAGCTAACGCTGAGTATCGTCATATACCTGTTATCGTGCAAACTGCGATGGCAATGAAAGGCGATCGCGAAACTTGTTTAGCAGCTGGTGCGATCGACTATATTTCTAAACCAATTGATTTACAAGCGTTGGCAAATATGGTGTCAAAGTACAGTGATCTAAATCACTGA
- a CDS encoding PleD family two-component system response regulator, with protein MGSNKILVIDDSRVIRARVKEMLPPGNFVVLEAKDGVEGLKLISQESLSLIMLDFLLPKLSGWEVFQQIQQNNHWQKIPLVLMSGRKEEVLEKIQEPFEYFEFISKPFEQRELVAAIKSAMQKAKLPRREVISNPTAIQVPLENANLNEVQLLTEKVTKMQTEINQLKKQMAQLITWLHHRAS; from the coding sequence GTGGGAAGCAATAAAATTCTCGTTATTGACGATAGTCGCGTAATTCGAGCACGCGTTAAGGAAATGTTACCGCCTGGTAATTTTGTCGTTTTAGAAGCAAAAGATGGTGTAGAAGGTCTAAAACTAATATCGCAAGAATCACTAAGTTTAATTATGCTAGATTTTCTTCTGCCTAAGCTTAGTGGATGGGAAGTCTTTCAACAGATTCAACAAAATAATCACTGGCAAAAAATTCCTTTAGTCTTGATGTCTGGACGCAAGGAAGAAGTCTTAGAAAAAATTCAGGAGCCGTTTGAGTATTTTGAATTTATTTCAAAACCATTTGAACAAAGAGAATTAGTTGCTGCAATTAAGTCAGCCATGCAAAAGGCAAAACTACCCCGCAGAGAGGTTATTAGTAATCCTACTGCGATCCAGGTTCCTCTAGAGAATGCAAATCTGAATGAAGTACAACTATTAACTGAAAAAGTTACAAAGATGCAAACCGAAATAAACCAATTAAAAAAACAAATGGCACAACTTATAACTTGGCTGCATCACCGTGCTAGCTAG
- a CDS encoding ATP-binding protein produces the protein MPRYFNSLRTRLNCLVLLAVLPGLGLTLYAYMKELQARKAYVREQAVLLTQVVSAHHQQLIAETRQLLVVLAQLPQIQDSYPTPCNALLKNLQQQYPRFATLGVVQRNGNVACSSSPNQSVNLADRVWIANALQKREFTVSDYQMGRISGKPVIVFAYPLFNAQNQANSVVFASLDLTWLNQLLAQINLPRNTSLLVVDAKGVVLAYHPHSEWVGERPNLPIVQKILAQGNGVAEVNDVDGISRLYAFTLLSSSLPQANVYMGIGLSEEAPFTVAERNLQRNLFGLAMIAMGAIAILWIGSDLFIWHWVRRFIQVINRLAAGDFTARIGLKDSPQEMQHLIDNFDRMAASLASQIARCNATEIELKKANERFQLATAAVHAIIYDWDIRAKTITRTQGLFDVLGYTTTEADPSDDWWLERIHPDEQKYVRNYIATMLKSSTSNDFALEYRIRKRDDRYVYVWDKGLIIRDADGGAVRVVGSVLDISERKQAEAAVNQMNATLEQQVQERTAQLAATNQELESFCYSVSHDLRAPLRHIAGFAEALAEQLKRNNAIADPKVHRYIEVIQSSSDRMTMLIDGLLTLSRVGRKQLIYQPVDLYPLVESAISLATSQAEAIDSRKIEFQIGSLPKVMGDPTLLQQVFTNLIDNAVKFSRHSHPTIIQIDSLPDQTLFIKDNGIGFQMEYADQLFGAFQRLHSQREFKGTGIGLAIVQRIIHRHRGTIWAESKPNQGTTFYFKLGQVVEE, from the coding sequence ATGCCACGTTATTTTAATAGTCTCCGTACTCGCCTCAATTGTCTTGTCCTCCTGGCTGTTTTACCAGGGTTAGGACTGACGCTTTATGCTTATATGAAAGAATTACAAGCGCGCAAAGCTTATGTCCGCGAACAAGCAGTGTTGCTTACACAAGTTGTCAGCGCGCATCATCAACAATTGATCGCGGAAACACGGCAATTGCTGGTTGTTTTAGCACAGCTACCTCAAATTCAGGATAGTTATCCTACGCCTTGCAACGCACTCTTGAAAAATTTACAACAGCAATACCCGCGATTTGCCACGTTGGGAGTCGTTCAGCGTAATGGTAATGTCGCGTGTAGTTCATCACCTAACCAAAGCGTTAACCTTGCGGATCGCGTGTGGATCGCCAACGCGCTTCAAAAGCGCGAATTCACGGTGAGTGATTACCAGATGGGGCGGATAAGCGGTAAGCCAGTTATCGTGTTTGCCTATCCGTTATTCAATGCTCAAAATCAAGCGAATTCAGTCGTGTTTGCGTCGCTCGATTTAACATGGCTCAATCAACTCCTTGCGCAAATCAATTTACCGCGCAATACTTCGCTACTTGTCGTTGATGCCAAGGGTGTTGTTCTCGCGTACCATCCCCACTCGGAATGGGTAGGGGAAAGACCGAATTTACCGATTGTGCAGAAAATATTAGCACAGGGCAACGGTGTAGCGGAGGTTAATGATGTCGATGGTATTTCGCGTTTATATGCTTTCACTTTACTGAGTAGCAGCTTACCGCAAGCAAATGTGTACATGGGAATTGGGCTTTCGGAAGAAGCACCTTTTACAGTTGCTGAGCGTAATTTGCAACGCAATTTATTCGGTTTAGCGATGATTGCGATGGGTGCGATCGCGATTTTGTGGATTGGTAGTGATTTGTTTATTTGGCACTGGGTGCGACGGTTTATACAGGTGATTAACCGCTTGGCGGCGGGAGATTTCACCGCGCGGATCGGCTTAAAAGATTCGCCGCAAGAAATGCAACACCTTATTGATAACTTTGACCGCATGGCTGCATCCTTAGCAAGTCAAATTGCACGGTGTAATGCTACTGAAATCGAGCTAAAGAAAGCAAACGAACGCTTTCAACTGGCGACAGCCGCAGTTCATGCGATTATCTACGACTGGGATATTCGTGCCAAGACAATTACTCGCACGCAAGGGCTATTCGATGTGCTTGGCTATACGACAACCGAAGCCGATCCTAGTGATGATTGGTGGCTTGAACGCATTCACCCTGATGAGCAAAAGTACGTGCGTAACTACATCGCCACGATGCTGAAAAGTTCTACTTCAAACGATTTCGCGTTAGAATATCGCATTCGCAAACGCGACGATCGCTACGTCTATGTTTGGGATAAAGGCTTGATTATTCGCGATGCTGATGGCGGTGCAGTGCGGGTTGTCGGTAGTGTTTTAGATATTAGCGAACGCAAGCAAGCTGAAGCCGCAGTAAATCAGATGAATGCGACTTTAGAACAACAAGTACAAGAACGCACCGCCCAACTCGCTGCGACAAACCAAGAACTCGAATCATTTTGCTATTCTGTTTCGCACGACCTACGCGCGCCTTTGCGACATATTGCAGGCTTCGCCGAGGCGCTTGCAGAACAACTCAAACGCAATAACGCGATCGCCGATCCTAAGGTTCATCGTTACATCGAAGTTATTCAAAGTAGTAGCGATCGCATGACGATGCTGATTGATGGCTTATTGACGCTTTCGCGTGTTGGGAGAAAACAATTAATTTATCAACCTGTGGATCTTTATCCTTTGGTGGAAAGCGCCATTTCGCTAGCGACGAGTCAAGCTGAAGCTATTGACAGCCGTAAGATCGAGTTTCAAATTGGTAGCTTACCTAAAGTTATGGGCGATCCAACGTTATTACAACAAGTTTTTACAAATTTGATTGATAATGCTGTTAAATTCAGCCGACATTCACATCCTACAATTATCCAAATTGATTCTCTACCAGATCAAACTTTGTTTATTAAAGATAATGGAATCGGATTTCAAATGGAATATGCAGACCAATTATTCGGTGCTTTTCAACGCCTTCATTCACAAAGAGAGTTTAAAGGGACAGGTATTGGTTTAGCAATTGTCCAACGCATTATTCATCGACACAGAGGTACAATTTGGGCTGAGAGTAAACCTAATCAAGGAACGACTTTTTATTTCAAACTTGGGCAAGTGGTTGAGGAATAA
- a CDS encoding photosystem I protein PsaX, which yields MTSQATKDATIKTGNPPYPYRTIISLILLAGNFLVAAIYFRIINP from the coding sequence ATGACTTCTCAAGCTACAAAAGATGCCACGATTAAAACAGGTAATCCTCCCTATCCTTATCGGACGATCATTTCACTCATCTTGCTAGCAGGTAACTTCTTAGTCGCTGCGATTTATTTCCGCATTATTAATCCTTAA
- a CDS encoding TonB-dependent receptor: MLLVATPVAALVTATALPVAMHMAQANQAAPTTQAQPQNNFTAITEIGVTAPMSGRAVLAAEGFDYSLRQYFAGTAKNLDYRFDISTRFNNSIFDAQGNLLPNSSFGSDDSTQLDAFGSANIYLSKTERLQFAFRTVQQFDRVNVVPDEDLLQTPGRQQAWGIRRRVTVRNTDPPGTASTDLSIGYTNDNVAGSVVLLSSYYSQLRYVERSLLDDRNGFFDGIIRTGSGSELIGGQLQVETPLLNRVRLRWGADYEHQAKNALQLEFFNEQIYDLSNGQVAQKTSEATYVPPYELESLGVFASADWQINDRLQLSGGIRHNWLQLQIDDYIPLYDSDFNRYNGTAIAGGALQFNDLLFNASLVYKLTPTLQLYAQFSQDFFIPDYGFSILSYPPRDFSIDPALTLFQPQKVNYYQIGLQGNWRQVQASLSAFYNESSLGAAYTALPSGGVELVRAPQRNYGIEAAIDWQPSTNWQLGGTLSYSFGENDVNQDGNYLALSSYEIFPIKLSAYIENQTLPNWRNRLQLSQVNNRNAGFQAGSDPLPIDGYTVVNFSSTLNIGQGELTLDIQNLLNEQYQTVNSQLDGFTDETLNLPARGRTVSLTYRIRW, from the coding sequence ATGCTATTGGTAGCAACTCCTGTGGCTGCACTGGTAACCGCAACGGCACTTCCCGTCGCAATGCATATGGCTCAAGCAAATCAAGCAGCCCCTACTACCCAAGCTCAGCCACAGAACAACTTCACCGCAATTACTGAAATCGGCGTGACTGCACCGATGAGTGGTCGTGCTGTTTTGGCAGCAGAGGGATTTGACTATTCACTGCGACAATACTTTGCAGGCACAGCAAAAAATCTGGACTACCGCTTTGATATCTCTACTCGCTTCAACAACAGCATTTTTGATGCACAAGGGAATTTGCTGCCCAACAGTAGCTTTGGTAGCGACGACTCAACGCAACTCGATGCGTTTGGCAGCGCCAATATTTATCTCAGCAAAACCGAGCGCTTGCAGTTCGCGTTCCGCACTGTCCAACAGTTTGATCGTGTCAATGTTGTCCCCGATGAAGACCTTTTACAAACGCCTGGGCGACAGCAGGCATGGGGAATTCGCCGCCGTGTCACGGTAAGAAATACCGATCCTCCTGGAACAGCGTCTACCGACCTCAGCATCGGCTATACAAATGATAATGTTGCAGGCAGTGTCGTGTTGCTTTCTAGCTACTACAGTCAATTGCGCTATGTCGAACGCAGCTTGTTAGACGATCGCAACGGCTTTTTTGATGGCATTATCCGTACAGGATCGGGCAGCGAGTTGATTGGGGGACAACTGCAAGTAGAAACGCCGCTATTGAATCGCGTCCGTTTACGCTGGGGAGCCGACTACGAGCATCAAGCCAAAAATGCGCTTCAGCTAGAGTTTTTTAATGAACAAATTTACGACCTGAGTAACGGACAGGTTGCCCAAAAGACAAGTGAAGCGACTTATGTACCGCCATACGAGTTAGAAAGCCTCGGCGTGTTTGCCTCAGCAGATTGGCAGATCAACGATCGCCTACAGCTAAGTGGTGGAATTCGCCACAACTGGCTTCAGCTGCAAATCGACGACTACATCCCATTATACGATAGTGACTTCAATCGTTACAACGGTACGGCGATCGCTGGCGGTGCCCTTCAATTTAACGATCTATTGTTCAATGCGAGCCTTGTTTACAAACTAACACCAACGCTCCAGCTTTATGCCCAGTTTTCTCAAGATTTCTTTATTCCTGATTACGGCTTTAGTATTCTCAGCTATCCGCCCAGAGACTTTAGCATCGATCCTGCATTGACACTGTTTCAGCCGCAGAAAGTGAATTACTATCAAATCGGGCTTCAAGGCAATTGGCGGCAAGTCCAAGCGTCGCTGTCTGCGTTCTATAACGAGTCCAGTCTAGGAGCCGCTTACACGGCGTTACCCAGTGGTGGTGTTGAACTTGTGCGCGCGCCACAGCGCAACTATGGCATTGAAGCCGCAATCGACTGGCAGCCATCCACCAACTGGCAACTTGGAGGCACTCTGAGCTACAGTTTCGGCGAAAATGACGTGAACCAAGATGGAAACTATTTGGCGCTGAGCAGCTACGAGATTTTTCCTATAAAGTTGAGTGCGTATATCGAAAATCAAACGCTGCCAAACTGGCGTAACCGCTTGCAGCTATCACAGGTTAACAATCGTAACGCCGGATTTCAAGCCGGCTCTGACCCATTACCGATTGACGGCTACACTGTTGTGAATTTTTCCAGCACACTCAATATAGGGCAGGGTGAGTTAACTTTGGACATTCAGAATCTCTTAAACGAGCAGTATCAAACTGTAAATTCACAACTCGACGGCTTTACTGATGAAACACTCAATCTACCCGCTAGAGGTAGAACTGTTAGCCTAACCTACCGCATCCGATGGTAG